Proteins encoded together in one Micromonospora auratinigra window:
- a CDS encoding response regulator, translating to MSVRVLLVDDQPLVRAGLRVLMADALDLTVTGEAGTGAEAVRLARETAPDVVLMDLRMPGLDGIAATRAITAAGGPTRVLVLTTFDDDEHVHAALRAGASGFLVKDMALEEILGAVRVVAAGDALIAPGVTRRLIAEFARRPDAVPRPRGLPGVTDREREVLTLVGRGLSNAEIAAELVISPATAKAHVARLFTKLDARDRVHLVIAAYDAGLVLPSG from the coding sequence ATGAGCGTCCGGGTGCTGCTGGTCGACGACCAGCCGCTGGTGCGCGCGGGGCTGCGGGTGCTGATGGCCGACGCGCTCGACCTGACGGTGACCGGTGAGGCGGGCACCGGCGCGGAGGCGGTGCGGCTGGCCCGCGAGACGGCCCCCGACGTGGTGCTGATGGACCTGCGGATGCCCGGCCTGGACGGGATCGCCGCGACCCGGGCGATCACCGCCGCCGGCGGCCCGACCCGGGTGCTGGTGCTCACCACCTTCGACGACGACGAGCACGTGCACGCGGCGCTGCGCGCCGGGGCGAGCGGCTTCCTGGTCAAGGACATGGCCCTGGAGGAGATCCTCGGCGCGGTGCGGGTGGTGGCGGCCGGTGACGCGTTGATCGCCCCCGGGGTGACCCGCCGGCTCATCGCCGAGTTCGCCCGCCGGCCCGACGCCGTGCCGCGACCCCGCGGGCTGCCCGGCGTGACCGACCGGGAGCGGGAGGTGCTGACCCTGGTCGGGCGCGGACTGTCCAACGCGGAGATCGCCGCCGAACTGGTGATCAGCCCGGCCACCGCGAAGGCGCACGTGGCCCGCCTCTTCACCAAGCTGGACGCCCGGGACCGGGTGCACCTGGTGATCGCGGCCTACGACGCGGGCCTGGTGCTGCCGTCCGGCTGA
- a CDS encoding sensor histidine kinase, protein MEVVAPRTRPAARRARTVLSWAGVALLPVTVLLSSVAGGGGPVLTVPTPDHTVPALPLNYLLPVLVVLLPVGLLGRHPLPALGAMLAGACAVTVTTSAWEDGYLVTVWYLQFLVVDLMLGLVVARHPRRVALPAAAAVLAVQVAMSFVSPATEPVDRATLSALAVAVAWLAGDSVHGRRRHRAAARYRAAADAVTAERLRIARELHDVVAHSIGVIAIQAGVGARVIDTQPAQARAALATIERTSRETLTGLRRTLVALRRPEGAAASLTPAPGLADLDRLVAAATDAGVRVELRRDGVPGPLPAEVDLAAYRIVQEGLTNVVRHAGTDRCRVTVDHRPDGVRIEVLDGGRGGSLTAAGHGIVGMRERATLLGGRFAAAPRPEGGFRVTAWLPVPAADG, encoded by the coding sequence ATGGAGGTCGTCGCACCGCGCACCCGCCCCGCCGCCCGCCGGGCCCGGACGGTGCTGAGCTGGGCCGGTGTCGCCCTGCTCCCGGTCACGGTGCTGCTGTCGTCGGTGGCCGGCGGGGGCGGCCCGGTGCTGACCGTCCCGACCCCCGACCACACCGTGCCGGCCCTCCCGCTGAACTATCTGCTGCCCGTCCTGGTGGTCCTGCTCCCGGTCGGGCTGCTGGGCCGACACCCGCTGCCCGCCCTCGGGGCGATGCTCGCCGGGGCCTGCGCCGTCACCGTGACGACGAGCGCGTGGGAGGACGGCTACCTGGTCACCGTCTGGTACCTGCAGTTCCTCGTGGTCGACCTGATGCTGGGGCTGGTCGTGGCGCGCCACCCGCGTCGGGTCGCGCTCCCCGCCGCCGCGGCGGTGCTCGCCGTGCAGGTGGCGATGAGCTTCGTCAGCCCGGCCACGGAGCCGGTCGACCGGGCCACCCTCTCGGCGCTGGCGGTCGCCGTCGCCTGGTTGGCCGGTGACTCGGTGCACGGTCGCCGCCGGCACCGGGCGGCGGCCCGCTACCGGGCCGCCGCCGACGCGGTCACCGCCGAACGGCTGCGGATCGCCCGCGAGCTGCACGACGTGGTGGCGCACAGCATCGGGGTGATCGCCATCCAGGCCGGCGTGGGCGCGCGGGTCATCGACACCCAGCCGGCGCAGGCCCGGGCCGCCCTGGCCACCATCGAGCGGACCAGCCGGGAGACGCTGACCGGCCTGCGTCGGACCCTCGTCGCGCTGCGCCGGCCGGAGGGCGCGGCCGCGTCGCTGACTCCCGCGCCGGGCCTCGCCGACCTGGACCGGCTGGTCGCCGCCGCCACCGACGCCGGGGTGCGGGTGGAGTTGCGCCGGGACGGCGTGCCGGGTCCGCTGCCGGCCGAGGTGGACCTGGCGGCGTACCGGATCGTGCAGGAAGGGCTGACCAACGTGGTCCGGCACGCGGGGACCGACCGGTGCCGGGTGACCGTCGACCACCGACCGGACGGGGTACGGATCGAAGTGCTGGACGGCGGCCGGGGCGGCTCGCTCACCGCCGCGGGGCACGGAATCGTCGGCATGCGGGAGCGGGCGACCCTGCTCGGCGGCCGGTTCGCCGCCGCCCCCCGCCCCGAGGGTGGCTTCCGGGTGACCGCCTGGCTCCCGGTGCCGGCGGCCGACGGATGA
- a CDS encoding phosphotransferase, producing MDTGERLPGGFIAEVVRVGDTVRRTPPTNADFVAALLRHLTVAAPGLAPAYLGVDERGRQVLAHVPGKVPWRGREDEAFFADPALAGLARLIRALHDACAGSPLAGDAETVCHRDLSPKNTVYRVTPAGLLPVTLLDWDLAGPGRRIEDVAFAGWHWATLGGDADPVELGRRCRLLCDAYDAAGGPPLPRAELLDVMLGQLDGTWRGIAAGADRDEPGMRRLREAGAVDAVRGWQEWLLRCRPAVESVLATG from the coding sequence ATGGATACCGGGGAGCGGCTGCCCGGCGGTTTCATCGCCGAGGTGGTCCGGGTCGGGGACACCGTCCGCCGTACTCCACCGACCAACGCCGACTTCGTCGCCGCGCTGCTGCGGCACCTGACGGTGGCCGCCCCCGGGCTGGCGCCCGCGTACCTCGGGGTGGACGAGCGGGGCCGGCAGGTGCTGGCCCACGTCCCCGGGAAGGTGCCGTGGCGGGGCCGGGAGGACGAGGCGTTCTTCGCTGACCCGGCGCTGGCCGGGCTGGCCCGGCTGATCCGGGCCCTGCACGACGCCTGTGCGGGCAGCCCGCTGGCCGGCGACGCGGAGACCGTCTGCCACCGGGACCTGTCGCCCAAGAACACGGTCTACCGGGTCACTCCCGCCGGGCTGCTGCCGGTGACCCTGCTCGACTGGGACCTGGCCGGCCCGGGCCGGCGGATCGAGGACGTCGCCTTCGCCGGCTGGCACTGGGCCACCCTCGGCGGCGACGCCGACCCGGTGGAGCTGGGCCGCCGCTGTCGGCTGCTCTGCGACGCGTACGACGCGGCGGGCGGCCCGCCGCTGCCCCGGGCCGAGCTGCTCGACGTGATGCTCGGCCAACTCGACGGCACCTGGCGGGGCATCGCCGCCGGCGCCGACCGGGACGAGCCGGGCATGCGCCGGCTGCGCGAGGCCGGCGCGGTCGACGCGGTACGCGGCTGGCAGGAGTGGTTGCTGCGGTGCCGTCCGGCAGTGGAGTCGGTGCTGGCCACCGGGTAG
- a CDS encoding ABC transporter ATP-binding protein, with the protein MDVVIELRELTKRYGRTTAVDRLTLTVRPGHVTGFLGPNGAGKSTTLRLILGLHRPTGGTVTVAGRPFAERPRGLRHVGALLDAGDVHPGRSARAHLAALARSNAIGRTRVDEVLHEVGLATVAGRRVGGFSLGMKQRLGIAAALLGDPPALLFDEPFNGLDPEGVRWVRGLFRRLAGEGRTVLVSSHLMSEMAQTADHLVVIGRGELVADESLPAFAARSARPQVVVRTPDPARLTAATRAAGGRVTADGDALTVTGLTAAELGDLAGARGIPVHELATRSASLEEAFMDLTADRVDYLAGEQR; encoded by the coding sequence ATCGACGTCGTGATCGAACTACGTGAGCTGACCAAACGGTACGGCCGGACCACGGCCGTCGACCGGCTGACCCTGACCGTCCGACCCGGACACGTGACCGGCTTCCTCGGTCCCAACGGGGCCGGAAAGTCCACCACCCTGCGGCTGATCCTCGGCCTGCACCGACCCACCGGCGGCACGGTCACCGTGGCCGGCCGCCCGTTCGCCGAGCGACCCCGCGGGCTGCGGCACGTCGGGGCGCTGCTGGACGCCGGGGACGTGCACCCCGGACGCAGTGCCCGGGCGCACCTGGCCGCGCTGGCCCGCAGCAACGCCATCGGCCGGACGCGGGTGGACGAGGTGCTGCACGAGGTGGGGCTGGCGACGGTCGCCGGACGCCGGGTCGGCGGCTTCTCCCTCGGCATGAAACAGCGGCTCGGCATCGCCGCGGCGCTGCTCGGCGACCCACCGGCGCTGCTCTTCGACGAGCCGTTCAACGGGCTCGACCCCGAGGGGGTGCGCTGGGTACGCGGGCTGTTCCGGCGGCTGGCCGGCGAGGGGCGCACCGTGCTGGTCTCCAGCCATCTGATGAGCGAGATGGCGCAGACCGCCGACCACCTCGTGGTGATCGGCCGGGGGGAACTGGTCGCCGACGAGAGCCTGCCGGCGTTCGCGGCCCGCAGCGCCCGCCCGCAGGTGGTCGTCCGTACCCCTGATCCGGCCCGGCTGACCGCGGCGACGCGGGCGGCCGGCGGCCGGGTGACCGCCGACGGCGACGCCCTCACCGTGACCGGCCTGACCGCCGCGGAGCTGGGCGACCTGGCCGGCGCCCGGGGGATCCCGGTGCACGAGCTGGCCACCCGCTCCGCGTCCCTGGAGGAGGCGTTCATGGACCTCACCGCCGACCGCGTCGACTACCTGGCAGGAGAACAGCGGTGA
- the leuS gene encoding leucine--tRNA ligase — protein sequence MSEAAAPATDIPPFRYTAAMADEIEHRWQDTWAREGTFHAPNPTGPLADPGHPRAGAEKLYVLDMFPYPSGAGLHVGHPLGYIGTDCYARYQRMAGRNVLHAMGFDAFGLPAEQYAVQTGTHPRTTTEANIERYKAQLRRLGLAHDERRSVATIDTDFYRWTQWIFLQVFNSWYDQDARKARPVAELIAEFEGGTRPTPDGRPWAELTVAERRAIVDDHRLAYVSEAPVNWCPGLGTVLANEEVTADGRSERGNFPVFKRNLKQWMMRITAYGDRLLEDLDTLDWPEPIKLMQRNWIGRSTGAHIDFTTGSGPVRVFTTRPDTIFGATYLVLAPEHELVDALVPDAWPAGTRDAWTGGHAGPRAAVEAYRKAAAAKTDVERQADTREKTGVFTGAYAEHPVTGAPVPIFIADYVLAGYGTGAIMAVPAEDERDHAFAEVFELPIVRTVQPPVDFDGGAYPGDGPRINSAAPEVGLDLNGLGLTDAKARAIEWLEANGHGTGATTWRLRDWLFSRQRYWGEPFPIVYDSTGAPIALPESMLPVELPEVDDFSPKTFDPEDAQSNPETPLSRRRDWVEVELDLGDGPKRYTRETNVMPQWAGSCWYELRYLDPTNSGRFVDPENEAYWMGPQRPGDCGGTDLYVGGAEHAVLHLLYARFWHKVLFDLGHVSSFEPFRKLFNQGMIQAYAFRDARKAPVPAEEVVEVDGRWFHGEQEVTREYGKMGKSLKNVVTPDEMCAAYGADTFRVYEMSMGPLEVSRPWDTRAVVGSYRFLQRVWRAVVDEQTGALRVTDAPADEATRRLLHKVVDGVRADMDGIRFNTAIAKLIELTNGLTRLPETPREVAEPLVLMLAPFAPHLAEELWRTLGHDGSLAYADFPTADPALLVAETVTYPVQVNGKVRGRIEVAADAAEDEVRSAALEAVAGALGGKEPRKVIVVKGRMVSVVA from the coding sequence ATGAGTGAGGCAGCCGCACCGGCGACCGACATCCCCCCGTTCCGGTACACCGCGGCCATGGCCGACGAGATCGAGCACCGCTGGCAGGACACCTGGGCGCGGGAGGGCACCTTCCACGCGCCGAACCCGACCGGCCCGCTGGCCGACCCGGGCCACCCCAGGGCGGGCGCCGAGAAGCTGTACGTGCTGGACATGTTCCCGTACCCGTCGGGCGCCGGCCTGCACGTCGGTCACCCGCTGGGCTACATCGGCACCGACTGCTACGCCCGCTACCAGCGGATGGCCGGGCGCAACGTGCTGCACGCGATGGGGTTCGACGCCTTCGGCCTGCCCGCCGAGCAGTACGCGGTGCAGACCGGCACCCACCCGCGGACCACCACCGAGGCGAACATCGAGCGGTACAAGGCGCAGCTGCGCCGGCTGGGGCTGGCCCACGACGAGCGGCGCTCGGTGGCCACCATCGACACCGACTTCTACCGGTGGACCCAGTGGATCTTCCTGCAGGTCTTCAACTCCTGGTACGACCAGGACGCGCGGAAGGCCCGGCCGGTCGCCGAGCTGATCGCCGAGTTCGAGGGCGGCACCCGGCCCACCCCGGACGGCCGGCCGTGGGCCGAGCTGACCGTCGCCGAGCGGCGGGCGATCGTCGACGACCACCGGCTGGCGTACGTCTCCGAGGCGCCGGTGAACTGGTGCCCGGGGCTGGGCACCGTGCTGGCCAACGAGGAGGTCACCGCCGACGGTCGCTCCGAGCGGGGCAACTTCCCGGTCTTCAAGCGCAACCTGAAGCAGTGGATGATGCGGATCACCGCGTACGGTGACCGGCTGCTGGAGGACCTGGACACGCTGGACTGGCCCGAGCCGATCAAGCTGATGCAGCGCAACTGGATCGGCCGGTCGACCGGCGCGCACATCGACTTCACCACCGGGTCGGGCCCGGTGCGGGTGTTCACGACCCGCCCGGACACCATCTTCGGCGCCACCTACCTGGTGCTGGCCCCCGAGCACGAGCTGGTCGACGCCCTGGTGCCGGATGCCTGGCCGGCCGGGACCCGGGACGCCTGGACCGGTGGGCACGCCGGCCCGCGGGCGGCCGTCGAGGCGTACCGCAAGGCGGCGGCGGCCAAGACGGACGTGGAGCGGCAGGCCGACACCAGGGAGAAGACCGGCGTCTTCACCGGCGCGTACGCCGAGCACCCGGTCACCGGCGCGCCGGTGCCGATCTTCATCGCCGACTACGTGCTGGCCGGCTACGGCACCGGGGCGATCATGGCGGTGCCCGCCGAGGACGAGCGGGACCACGCCTTCGCCGAGGTCTTCGAGCTGCCGATCGTGCGGACCGTGCAGCCGCCGGTGGACTTCGACGGCGGGGCGTACCCCGGGGACGGGCCGCGGATCAACAGCGCCGCGCCCGAGGTCGGCCTGGACCTGAACGGGCTGGGGCTGACCGACGCCAAGGCCCGGGCCATCGAGTGGCTGGAGGCCAACGGGCACGGCACCGGCGCGACCACCTGGCGGCTGCGGGACTGGCTGTTCTCCCGGCAGCGCTACTGGGGCGAGCCGTTCCCGATCGTCTACGACTCCACCGGCGCGCCGATCGCGCTGCCCGAGTCGATGCTGCCGGTCGAGCTGCCCGAGGTGGACGACTTCTCGCCCAAGACGTTCGACCCGGAGGACGCGCAGAGCAACCCGGAGACCCCGCTGTCGCGCCGCCGGGACTGGGTGGAGGTGGAGCTGGACCTGGGCGACGGGCCGAAGCGCTACACCCGGGAGACCAACGTGATGCCGCAGTGGGCCGGCTCCTGCTGGTACGAGCTGCGCTACCTGGACCCGACCAACTCCGGCCGGTTCGTCGACCCGGAGAACGAGGCGTACTGGATGGGCCCGCAGCGCCCCGGCGACTGCGGTGGCACCGACCTGTACGTCGGCGGCGCCGAGCACGCCGTGCTGCACCTGCTGTACGCCCGCTTCTGGCACAAGGTGCTGTTCGACCTGGGCCACGTCTCGTCGTTCGAGCCGTTCCGCAAGCTGTTCAACCAGGGCATGATCCAGGCGTACGCGTTCCGCGACGCCCGCAAGGCCCCGGTGCCGGCCGAGGAGGTCGTCGAGGTCGACGGCCGCTGGTTCCACGGCGAGCAGGAGGTCACCCGCGAGTACGGCAAGATGGGCAAGTCGCTGAAGAACGTCGTCACCCCGGACGAGATGTGCGCCGCGTACGGGGCGGACACCTTCCGGGTGTACGAGATGTCGATGGGCCCGCTGGAGGTCTCCCGCCCCTGGGACACCCGGGCCGTGGTCGGCTCGTACCGGTTCCTGCAGCGGGTCTGGCGGGCGGTCGTCGACGAGCAGACCGGCGCGCTGCGGGTCACCGACGCGCCGGCCGACGAGGCGACCCGGCGGCTGCTGCACAAGGTGGTCGACGGGGTCCGGGCCGACATGGACGGGATCCGGTTCAACACCGCGATCGCCAAGCTGATCGAGCTGACCAACGGGCTGACCCGGCTGCCGGAGACCCCGCGCGAGGTGGCCGAGCCGCTGGTGCTGATGCTGGCCCCGTTCGCCCCGCACCTGGCCGAGGAGCTGTGGCGCACGCTGGGTCACGACGGCTCGCTGGCGTACGCGGACTTCCCGACCGCCGACCCGGCCCTGCTGGTCGCCGAGACCGTCACCTACCCGGTGCAGGTCAACGGCAAGGTGCGCGGCCGGATCGAGGTGGCCGCCGACGCCGCCGAGGACGAGGTCCGGTCGGCCGCGCTGGAGGCGGTCGCCGGCGCGCTGGGCGGCAAGGAACCGCGCAAGGTGATCGTGGTGAAGGGGCGGATGGTCTCCGTCGTCGCCTGA
- a CDS encoding AAA family ATPase, which yields MTQQTWDEVGGLLPHDEFRAASEAIVANIEQVIEGKTATVRLALAVLLAEGHLLIEDVPGVGKTKLAKALARSIDCSVRRIQFTPDLLPSDVTGVSVYNQETHDFEFRPGAVFANLVVGDEINRASPKTQSALLECMEERQVTVDGVTYQLQTPFMVIATQNPIEMEGTYPLPEAQRDRFTARIAMGYPDPGAELAMLDGHGATDPLQDLRPVSDANTVRRLIGHVRQVHVADAVKQYAVDLVTATREAPDLRLGASPRATLQLLRTARAVAALEGRDYVLPDDLQVLAVPVLAHRIIPTADAQLARRTTDAIVAELVHRLPLPHDRKRSPYDTRPGGNGHGPFEPRRP from the coding sequence GTGACACAACAGACCTGGGACGAGGTGGGCGGTCTGCTGCCGCACGACGAGTTCCGCGCCGCCAGCGAGGCCATCGTGGCCAACATCGAGCAGGTCATCGAGGGCAAGACGGCCACCGTCCGGCTCGCCCTGGCGGTGCTGCTCGCCGAGGGTCACCTGCTGATCGAGGACGTGCCCGGCGTCGGCAAGACCAAACTCGCCAAGGCCCTGGCCCGGTCGATCGACTGCTCGGTGCGCCGCATCCAGTTCACCCCCGACCTGCTGCCCAGCGACGTCACCGGGGTCAGCGTCTACAACCAGGAGACGCACGACTTCGAGTTCCGGCCCGGCGCCGTCTTCGCCAACCTGGTCGTCGGTGACGAGATCAACCGGGCCTCGCCGAAGACCCAGTCGGCGCTGCTGGAGTGCATGGAGGAACGGCAGGTCACCGTCGACGGGGTGACCTACCAGCTGCAGACCCCGTTCATGGTGATCGCGACGCAGAACCCGATCGAGATGGAGGGGACGTACCCGCTGCCGGAGGCGCAGCGCGACCGGTTCACCGCCCGGATCGCGATGGGCTACCCGGACCCGGGCGCCGAGCTGGCCATGCTGGACGGGCACGGGGCCACCGACCCGCTGCAGGACCTGCGCCCGGTCTCCGACGCCAACACGGTCCGCCGGCTGATCGGCCACGTCCGCCAGGTGCACGTCGCCGACGCGGTCAAGCAGTACGCGGTCGACCTGGTCACCGCCACCCGCGAGGCCCCCGACCTTCGGCTCGGCGCGTCCCCGCGGGCCACCCTGCAGCTGCTGCGCACCGCCCGGGCGGTGGCCGCCCTGGAGGGCCGCGACTACGTGCTCCCGGACGACCTCCAGGTGCTCGCGGTGCCGGTGCTCGCGCACCGGATCATCCCGACCGCCGACGCGCAGCTCGCCCGCCGCACCACCGACGCGATCGTCGCCGAGCTGGTGCACCGGCTGCCGCTGCCGCACGACCGCAAGCGCTCGCCGTACGACACCCGGCCCGGGGGCAACGGTCACGGGCCGTTCGAGCCGCGGAGGCCGTGA